From one Streptomyces sp. N50 genomic stretch:
- a CDS encoding SCO6880 family protein — protein MTTESHLSHPITPRRTYLIGRARPNAIVGKNRETGEIALIIVGAFLGMMSGLLVPVLSLRIVLLTGFPMLALMAVYVPYKRRTFYKWFEINRSYKRTLRNGTTYRSSVMEAGVHLDGREVEIGPPPGIGRINWLAAPFGPDEIAVLLHADRRTVTAAIEIEGPGVGLRDSEDQEALVDRFGTLLKHVANGDGFVTRIQMLARTLPADPDAHAKDVAQRGDEKSLTWLQQSYDQLQSMVSTSSEQHRAYLVACMHFNRELSAEAHAMARASRPHAGRKLDRDAGLAVVMARELTDICSRLQEADIRVRQPLGQGRLASLIHSMYDPDHPIDHLQAMTKRNAWPAELDAMEPTFLQAKTRESSTREPWCHATAWVKEWPMTPVGVNFLAPLLVHTPDVIRTVAVTMDLEPTEVAIERMLTEKTNDEADASRAAKMNRTVDPRDVAAHGRMDQRGEDLASGAAGVNLVGYITVSSRNPEALARDKRTIRASAGKSYLKLEWCDREHHRAFVNTLPFATGIRR, from the coding sequence TTGACGACAGAGTCCCACCTGTCCCATCCGATCACGCCCCGCCGGACATATCTCATCGGCCGTGCCCGGCCGAACGCGATCGTCGGCAAGAATCGCGAGACCGGCGAGATCGCGCTCATCATCGTGGGCGCGTTCCTCGGCATGATGAGCGGACTCCTCGTCCCCGTCCTGTCCCTGCGCATCGTGCTCCTGACGGGCTTCCCGATGCTGGCGCTGATGGCGGTCTACGTGCCGTACAAGCGCCGTACGTTCTACAAGTGGTTCGAGATCAACCGCAGTTACAAGCGAACCCTGCGCAACGGCACGACGTACCGCTCCTCCGTCATGGAGGCCGGCGTCCACCTCGACGGCCGCGAGGTGGAGATCGGCCCGCCCCCCGGGATCGGCCGCATCAACTGGCTGGCAGCCCCCTTCGGCCCCGACGAGATCGCGGTCCTCCTGCACGCCGACCGCCGTACGGTCACCGCGGCGATCGAGATCGAGGGCCCGGGCGTCGGCCTGCGCGACAGCGAGGACCAGGAGGCCCTCGTCGACCGCTTCGGCACGCTGCTCAAGCACGTGGCGAACGGCGACGGCTTCGTCACCCGCATCCAGATGCTGGCCCGCACCCTGCCCGCCGACCCGGACGCACACGCCAAGGACGTCGCCCAGCGCGGCGACGAGAAGTCACTGACCTGGCTGCAACAGTCGTACGACCAACTTCAGTCGATGGTGTCCACCAGCAGCGAGCAGCACCGCGCCTACCTCGTCGCCTGCATGCACTTCAACCGCGAACTCTCCGCCGAGGCCCACGCGATGGCCCGCGCGTCCCGCCCGCACGCGGGCCGCAAGCTGGACCGCGACGCGGGCCTCGCGGTCGTCATGGCGCGCGAGTTGACGGACATCTGCTCACGTCTCCAGGAAGCCGACATCCGCGTACGGCAGCCGCTCGGCCAGGGCCGGCTCGCATCCCTCATCCACTCCATGTACGACCCGGACCACCCCATCGACCACCTCCAGGCGATGACGAAGCGCAACGCCTGGCCGGCCGAACTCGACGCCATGGAACCGACGTTCCTCCAGGCGAAGACCCGTGAGTCGTCGACCCGCGAGCCGTGGTGCCACGCCACGGCCTGGGTGAAGGAGTGGCCGATGACCCCGGTCGGAGTCAACTTCCTCGCCCCGCTCCTCGTCCACACCCCGGACGTCATCCGCACGGTCGCCGTCACGATGGACCTCGAACCCACCGAGGTCGCCATCGAGCGCATGCTGACCGAGAAGACGAACGACGAGGCCGACGCCTCCCGCGCCGCCAAGATGAACCGCACCGTCGACCCCCGTGACGTGGCCGCCCACGGCCGCATGGACCAGCGCGGCGAGGACCTGGCGAGCGGCGCGGCCGGGGTGAACCTGGTCGGCTACATCACCGTCTCCTCCCGCAACCCCGAGGCTCTCGCGCGCGACAAGCGCACGATAAGGGCGTCCGCCGGCAAGTCGTATCTGAAGCTGGAGTGGTGCGACCGCGAGCACCACCGCGCGTTTGTGAACACACTGCCGTTCGCCACCGGCATCCGGAGGTAG
- a CDS encoding S53 family peptidase encodes MRTTTPDSPHTHGRWRRIGSVAVATAALVFTGLGTAVQADAAQSATTSTAVTYAATPCATPKHTGDLTCKSYRVTGGLTAFQKMQAAKTGITPKAADASTPSGYSPTNLRSAYGLTSAAASNGSGETIAIVDAYNDPNAEADLATYRSYYGLSACTTANGCFKKVSQTGSTTSLPTSDAGWSEEISLDLDMASAICPLCNITLVEATSASYANLGTAENEAVALGAKFVSNSYGGSESSSQTSYDTSYYNHAGVAITVSSGDSAYGAEYPATSRYVTAVGGTKLSTSSTTRGWTEAVWRTSSTEGTGSGCSAYDAKPTWQTDTGCTKRMESDVSAVADPATGVSVYDSYGVTAGWYTFGGTSVSAPIIAGVYALAGTPASGTYPAQYPYDYAGTSSLNDVTSGYNGSCSTAYFCTAETGYDGPTGWGTPEGVSAFAN; translated from the coding sequence TTGCGTACCACGACCCCCGACTCCCCCCACACGCACGGTAGATGGCGCCGCATAGGGTCCGTCGCCGTAGCCACCGCCGCACTGGTCTTCACCGGCCTCGGCACCGCCGTACAGGCGGACGCGGCACAGAGCGCCACCACCTCCACCGCGGTGACCTACGCCGCCACCCCCTGTGCGACCCCCAAGCACACGGGTGACCTCACGTGCAAGTCCTACCGCGTCACCGGCGGCCTCACCGCCTTCCAGAAGATGCAGGCCGCGAAGACCGGCATCACCCCCAAGGCCGCCGACGCGTCGACCCCCTCCGGCTACAGCCCGACCAACCTCCGGTCCGCCTACGGCCTGACCTCCGCCGCCGCCTCCAACGGCTCCGGCGAGACGATCGCGATCGTCGACGCGTACAACGACCCGAACGCCGAGGCCGACCTCGCCACCTACCGCTCGTACTACGGGCTTTCGGCCTGCACGACGGCCAACGGCTGCTTCAAGAAGGTCAGTCAGACCGGCTCGACCACCTCCCTCCCCACCAGCGACGCCGGTTGGTCCGAGGAGATCTCCCTCGACCTCGACATGGCGAGCGCGATCTGCCCGCTGTGCAACATCACCCTCGTCGAGGCCACCAGCGCCAGCTACGCCAACCTCGGCACCGCCGAGAACGAGGCCGTCGCCCTGGGCGCCAAGTTCGTCTCGAACTCCTACGGCGGCTCCGAGTCCTCCTCGCAGACGTCGTACGACACCTCGTACTACAACCACGCGGGCGTGGCCATCACCGTCTCCTCCGGTGACAGCGCCTACGGCGCCGAGTACCCGGCAACCTCCCGGTACGTGACGGCGGTCGGCGGCACCAAGCTCTCCACCTCCTCCACCACCCGCGGCTGGACCGAGGCCGTCTGGCGCACCTCCAGCACCGAGGGCACCGGCTCCGGCTGCTCCGCCTACGACGCCAAGCCCACCTGGCAGACCGACACCGGCTGCACCAAGCGCATGGAGTCCGACGTCTCCGCGGTCGCCGACCCCGCCACCGGCGTCTCGGTCTACGACTCCTACGGCGTCACCGCCGGCTGGTACACCTTCGGCGGCACCAGCGTCTCCGCGCCGATCATCGCCGGCGTCTACGCCCTCGCCGGCACCCCGGCCAGCGGCACCTACCCGGCGCAGTACCCCTACGACTACGCGGGCACCTCGTCCCTCAACGACGTGACCAGCGGCTACAACGGCTCCTGCTCGACGGCGTACTTCTGCACCGCCGAGACCGGCTACGACGGCCCGACCGGCTGGGGCACCCCGGAGGGTGTGTCCGCCTTCGCCAACTGA
- a CDS encoding type IV secretory system conjugative DNA transfer family protein, with translation MRPDDGGRERQGGIPDGLLVSLLAFLIGMTLLVWSATGLAALFSKGSWPTGVTFARTPTAMRHLIAQPHDVAGAWPQSPPAEFSGYGLFWGLFIGQLMILVVLAVFVMGTLARWRAVRARGRAAVPAPAPAPEVNEVPIQRPEPQPQPQPQPQPQPTVALEQAPTAAPLSSAFPVNGERVGGRETVFLATAETRQSTATQAVRDAEGPALVVTSNKTIWQDTKDARAKLGPVLLYDPTHLCDTPARLHWSPTTGCEDKQTAVKRAAALLAPVKPTAKIDQAVADTAETLLRSYLHAAAIDGRTIRHVHRWSQGTQIQDAVRVLRTNPKAAPGAAGELEAALTSHPERRDIAQELTSRALSSLFTVNIREACTPNRTDALSLDSFANEGGTLYLVGESIEDPRTNPGAMPLLTALASSVVERGRHMAERSSAGRLDPPMTLVLDDVAAVAPLPQLPELLATGADRGLPTLALLRSREQARARWPHHELPA, from the coding sequence ATGAGACCGGACGACGGTGGACGCGAGCGCCAAGGGGGCATCCCCGACGGCCTGTTGGTGAGCCTGCTCGCGTTCCTCATCGGCATGACGCTGCTGGTGTGGTCGGCGACGGGCCTGGCCGCCCTGTTCTCCAAGGGCAGTTGGCCGACCGGCGTGACCTTCGCCCGCACCCCGACCGCCATGCGCCACCTGATCGCCCAGCCGCACGACGTCGCCGGCGCCTGGCCCCAGTCCCCACCCGCCGAGTTCTCCGGCTACGGCCTCTTCTGGGGCCTGTTCATCGGCCAGTTGATGATCCTGGTCGTCCTGGCGGTGTTCGTGATGGGCACGCTGGCGAGATGGCGGGCGGTACGGGCGAGGGGCAGGGCGGCGGTACCGGCCCCGGCCCCGGCCCCGGAGGTCAACGAGGTCCCGATACAACGCCCGGAACCCCAACCGCAGCCACAGCCACAGCCACAACCACAACCGACGGTCGCCCTCGAACAGGCGCCGACCGCAGCGCCCCTCTCCTCAGCCTTTCCAGTGAACGGTGAACGGGTGGGCGGGCGGGAAACAGTCTTTCTGGCGACAGCGGAGACCCGCCAATCCACAGCCACTCAAGCCGTACGAGACGCGGAAGGCCCCGCCCTGGTAGTCACGTCCAACAAGACGATCTGGCAGGACACCAAGGACGCCAGAGCCAAACTCGGCCCGGTCCTCCTCTACGACCCCACCCACCTCTGCGACACCCCGGCCCGCCTCCACTGGTCCCCCACAACAGGCTGCGAGGACAAACAAACCGCGGTGAAACGAGCCGCCGCCCTCCTCGCCCCGGTCAAGCCCACCGCAAAGATCGACCAGGCGGTAGCCGACACAGCCGAGACACTCCTCCGCAGCTACCTGCACGCCGCCGCGATCGACGGCCGCACCATCCGCCACGTCCACCGATGGTCCCAGGGCACCCAGATCCAGGACGCGGTACGCGTCCTCCGCACGAACCCCAAGGCGGCCCCCGGCGCGGCAGGCGAACTGGAAGCGGCCCTCACGTCCCACCCCGAACGCCGGGACATCGCCCAGGAGTTGACGAGCCGCGCGCTCTCCTCCCTCTTCACGGTCAACATCCGCGAAGCCTGCACACCCAACCGAACTGACGCCCTCTCCTTGGATTCCTTCGCGAACGAAGGGGGCACGCTTTATCTGGTCGGTGAATCCATCGAGGACCCCCGTACGAACCCGGGCGCGATGCCTCTCCTCACCGCCCTCGCATCAAGCGTGGTCGAGCGCGGCCGGCACATGGCCGAACGGTCATCGGCCGGTCGCCTCGACCCACCAATGACGCTTGTCCTGGACGACGTAGCCGCCGTGGCCCCGCTCCCCCAGCTCCCGGAACTCCTCGCCACAGGCGCGGACCGAGGCCTGCCGACCCTGGCTCTCCTCCGCTCCAGAGAACAGGCCAGAGCCCGCTGGCCCCACCACGAACTACCGGCCTAG
- a CDS encoding MarR family transcriptional regulator codes for MGEPTLDEQIAAYQREFKDLDPQVEKIVSALGRLNRRMNVAYGRQTANLGMSSAEWEVLKALVLAGAPYRMGPSDLAKRLGLTPAAMTHRIDRMVAEGLVTRERDESNRVRVIVELTPEGRGKWLEAMRMATVFEEDLLQDLTPVERTVLGEVLTRLLRRVEHAQPDAGGRLSDLE; via the coding sequence ATGGGCGAACCGACACTCGACGAGCAGATCGCCGCCTACCAGCGCGAGTTCAAGGACCTCGACCCCCAGGTCGAGAAGATCGTCTCGGCCCTGGGCCGCCTGAACCGCCGTATGAACGTCGCCTACGGCCGCCAGACCGCGAACCTCGGCATGAGCAGCGCCGAGTGGGAGGTCCTCAAGGCGCTCGTCCTCGCCGGCGCCCCCTATCGGATGGGCCCGAGCGACCTCGCCAAGCGCCTCGGTCTGACGCCGGCCGCGATGACCCACCGGATCGACCGCATGGTCGCCGAGGGTCTGGTCACCAGGGAGCGGGACGAGTCCAACCGCGTCCGCGTGATCGTGGAGCTGACGCCCGAGGGCCGCGGCAAGTGGCTGGAGGCGATGCGCATGGCGACGGTCTTCGAGGAGGACCTCCTCCAGGACCTCACCCCGGTGGAGCGCACAGTCCTCGGCGAGGTCCTGACCCGCCTGCTGCGCAGGGTGGAGCACGCCCAGCCGGACGCCGGCGGCCGGCTCAGCGACCTCGAATAA
- a CDS encoding S53 family peptidase, translating to MRTSPPNSPHIRGNWRRLGAAATATAALLLAGLGTAAHASAATIPHKATAKTIAAQVAKAHVQYTKIGCAATPKKGFAACNALRVTGGTTAFMEKQAAVKGIAPKTISPKAASDDPTGYGPSDIQSAYGLADAAADNGSGETVAIVDAYDDPNAESDLATYRSYYGLSACTTANGCFKKVSQTGSTSSLPTADSGWAGEESLDVDMVSATCPNCNILLVEAKSASDANLGTAVNEAVKLGAKFVSNSYGGSESSSDTSYDTSYYKHAGVAITASAGDEAYGAEYPAGSQYVTSVGGTKLSTSSNSRGWTESVWKTSSTEGTGSGCSAYDAKPSWQTDTGCTKRMISDVSAVADPATGVSVYDTYGDDGTGWGTYGGTSASSPIIASVYALAGTPGSSDYPASYPYAAAGTSALNDVTSGNNGSCSTSYFCTAKSGYDGPTGWGTPEGVSAFTG from the coding sequence TTGCGTACGTCACCCCCCAACTCCCCCCACATACGCGGCAACTGGCGCAGACTCGGCGCCGCCGCCACCGCGACCGCCGCACTCCTGCTCGCCGGCCTCGGCACCGCGGCCCACGCGAGCGCCGCCACCATCCCCCACAAGGCGACCGCCAAGACGATCGCCGCCCAGGTCGCCAAGGCCCACGTGCAGTACACGAAGATCGGCTGCGCCGCGACCCCGAAGAAGGGCTTCGCCGCGTGTAACGCCCTCCGTGTCACCGGCGGCACCACCGCCTTCATGGAGAAGCAGGCCGCCGTGAAGGGCATCGCGCCCAAGACCATCTCCCCGAAGGCCGCCTCGGACGACCCCACCGGCTACGGCCCCTCGGACATCCAGTCCGCCTACGGCCTGGCCGACGCGGCCGCCGACAACGGCTCCGGCGAGACCGTCGCCATCGTCGACGCCTACGACGACCCGAACGCGGAGTCCGACCTCGCGACCTACCGCTCGTACTACGGCCTCTCGGCCTGCACGACGGCCAACGGCTGCTTCAAGAAGGTCAGTCAGACCGGTTCGACGAGCTCGCTGCCGACCGCCGACAGCGGCTGGGCCGGCGAGGAGTCCCTCGACGTCGACATGGTCAGCGCGACCTGCCCGAACTGCAACATCCTCCTGGTCGAGGCCAAGTCCGCGAGCGACGCCAACCTCGGCACCGCGGTGAACGAGGCCGTGAAGCTGGGCGCGAAGTTCGTCTCGAACTCCTACGGCGGCTCGGAGTCCTCCTCCGACACGTCGTACGACACCTCGTACTACAAGCACGCGGGCGTCGCCATCACCGCCAGCGCGGGCGACGAGGCCTACGGCGCCGAGTACCCGGCCGGTTCGCAGTACGTCACCTCGGTCGGCGGCACCAAGCTCTCCACGTCCTCCAACTCCCGCGGCTGGACCGAGTCCGTGTGGAAGACGAGCAGCACCGAGGGCACCGGCTCCGGCTGCTCCGCGTACGACGCGAAGCCGTCCTGGCAGACCGACACCGGCTGCACCAAGCGCATGATCTCGGACGTCTCCGCGGTCGCCGACCCCGCCACGGGCGTCTCGGTCTACGACACCTACGGCGACGACGGCACCGGCTGGGGCACCTACGGCGGCACCAGCGCCTCGTCCCCGATCATCGCGAGCGTCTACGCGCTGGCCGGCACCCCCGGCTCCAGCGACTACCCGGCGTCGTACCCGTACGCCGCGGCCGGCACCTCCGCGCTGAACGACGTGACGAGCGGCAACAACGGCTCCTGCTCGACGAGTTACTTCTGCACCGCCAAGTCGGGCTACGACGGCCCGACCGGCTGGGGCACCCCGGAGGGCGTGTCCGCCTTCACCGGCTGA
- a CDS encoding oxidoreductase, with amino-acid sequence MDNTDSTIGSSSKGKGKVKWDVGRIPDLSGRTAVVTGANSGIGFAAAAELARAGAHVVFAVRDLERGRAAAAKVSGSAEVRRLDLADLASVREFAEGWDGPLDLLINNAGVMMLPERRTRDGFEMQFGTNHLGHFALTNLLLPHITDRVVTVSSGAHRMGDGIIHFENLNLDGIYSPQRAYSQSKLANLLFTLELQRRLTESGSRVRSLAAHPGWAATNLQSHTANPVSRVLMAVGNKVVAQDDKGGALPTLFAATQDLPGASFAGPSGMGEMRGAPTLVGRSTAASDVEAAERLWEASEGLTGVVFPVRSVPGKAGAGRV; translated from the coding sequence ATGGACAACACGGACAGCACCATCGGCAGCAGTAGCAAGGGCAAGGGCAAGGTCAAGTGGGATGTCGGGCGGATTCCTGACCTCTCCGGGCGTACCGCCGTCGTCACCGGGGCCAACAGTGGGATCGGGTTCGCGGCCGCCGCCGAGCTGGCCCGTGCGGGCGCGCATGTCGTGTTCGCCGTACGGGACCTGGAGCGGGGGCGGGCCGCGGCGGCCAAGGTGAGCGGGAGCGCGGAGGTGCGGCGGCTGGATCTCGCGGATCTGGCGTCCGTGCGGGAGTTCGCCGAGGGGTGGGACGGGCCGCTGGACCTGCTGATCAACAACGCCGGCGTGATGATGCTCCCCGAGCGGCGCACGCGCGACGGCTTCGAGATGCAGTTCGGCACGAACCACCTGGGCCACTTCGCCCTGACGAACCTGCTGTTGCCGCACATCACCGACCGCGTGGTGACCGTCTCCTCCGGCGCGCACCGGATGGGCGACGGCATCATCCACTTCGAGAACCTGAACCTGGACGGGATCTACAGCCCGCAGCGCGCGTACTCCCAGTCCAAGCTCGCCAACCTGCTCTTCACGCTCGAACTCCAGCGCAGGCTCACGGAGTCGGGCTCGCGCGTCCGCTCCCTCGCGGCGCACCCGGGCTGGGCGGCGACCAACCTCCAGAGCCATACGGCGAACCCGGTCTCGCGCGTGCTCATGGCCGTCGGCAACAAGGTCGTCGCCCAGGACGACAAGGGCGGCGCTCTGCCGACGCTCTTCGCGGCGACCCAGGATCTTCCGGGCGCGAGTTTCGCCGGCCCGAGCGGGATGGGTGAGATGAGGGGCGCGCCGACGCTGGTGGGGCGCAGCACGGCGGCGAGTGACGTGGAGGCGGCGGAGCGGTTGTGGGAGGCGTCGGAGGGGCTTACGGGAGTGGTGTTTCCGGTGCGGAGCGTTCCGGGGAAGGCGGGGGCGGGGCGGGTGTGA
- a CDS encoding ATP-binding protein, translating to MRDPLSVLTDAFTSFLFGKIESTRLPVRTSTGQAQAVYLPTAAPGLGDSGVIIGREVYSGKGYIYDPFQLYGQQLPAPHWLVLGESGNGKSALEKTYVLRQLRFRDRQVVVLDAQGEDGVGEWNLIAEELGITPIRLDPTAALDMGIRLNPLDPAITTTGQLALLRTIIEVAMGHGLDERSGFALKVAHAYVNETIVERQPVLMDIVEQLRHPEPESAEAMNVAIDDVRAWGLDVALVIDRLVDGDLRGMFDGPTTVGIDLDAPLIVFDLSHIDRNSIAMPILMAIVGVWLEHTWIRPDRKKRIFLVEEAWHIINSPFVAQLFQRLLKFGRRLGLSFVAVVHHLSDVVDGAAAKEAAAILKMASTRTIYAQKADEARATGRVLGLPRWAVEIIPTLTPGIAVWDVNGNVQVVKHLITETERPLVFTDRAMTQSSREHDQEVTDDALRAAELEAEERAAAFMEQQLSDLDGSSESTVA from the coding sequence ATGCGGGATCCGCTGTCCGTCCTCACCGACGCCTTCACGTCCTTCCTCTTCGGAAAGATCGAGTCCACCCGCCTCCCCGTCCGCACCTCGACGGGCCAGGCCCAGGCGGTCTATCTCCCCACGGCCGCCCCCGGGTTGGGCGACTCGGGCGTCATCATCGGCCGCGAGGTCTACTCCGGCAAGGGCTACATCTACGACCCCTTCCAGCTCTACGGCCAGCAACTCCCCGCCCCCCACTGGCTGGTGCTCGGCGAGTCCGGCAACGGCAAGTCGGCCCTGGAGAAGACGTACGTCCTACGCCAACTGCGCTTCCGCGACCGCCAGGTGGTCGTCCTGGACGCCCAGGGCGAGGACGGCGTCGGCGAATGGAACCTGATCGCGGAGGAGTTGGGGATAACTCCTATCCGGCTGGACCCAACCGCCGCCCTGGACATGGGAATCCGCCTCAACCCCCTCGACCCCGCGATCACGACGACAGGCCAACTCGCCCTGCTCCGCACGATCATCGAGGTGGCGATGGGCCACGGCCTCGACGAACGCTCCGGCTTCGCGCTGAAGGTGGCGCACGCCTACGTCAACGAGACGATCGTCGAACGCCAGCCGGTCCTCATGGACATCGTCGAGCAACTGCGCCACCCCGAACCGGAGTCTGCCGAGGCGATGAACGTCGCCATAGACGACGTACGGGCCTGGGGCCTGGACGTCGCCCTCGTCATCGACCGCCTGGTCGACGGCGACCTCCGCGGCATGTTCGACGGCCCGACGACGGTAGGCATCGACCTGGATGCGCCATTGATCGTCTTCGACCTGTCCCACATCGACCGCAACTCCATCGCCATGCCCATCCTGATGGCAATCGTCGGCGTCTGGCTGGAACACACCTGGATCCGCCCCGACCGGAAGAAGCGCATCTTCCTGGTCGAGGAGGCCTGGCACATCATCAACAGCCCCTTCGTGGCCCAACTCTTCCAGCGCCTGCTGAAGTTCGGCCGCCGCCTCGGCCTGTCGTTCGTGGCGGTGGTCCACCACCTCTCGGACGTGGTGGACGGCGCGGCGGCAAAGGAAGCGGCAGCGATCCTGAAAATGGCGTCGACGCGAACGATCTACGCCCAGAAAGCGGACGAAGCCCGGGCAACCGGGCGGGTGTTGGGGCTGCCACGCTGGGCGGTGGAGATCATCCCCACCCTCACTCCCGGCATCGCGGTCTGGGACGTCAACGGCAACGTCCAGGTGGTCAAACACCTGATCACCGAAACAGAACGCCCTCTGGTCTTCACCGACCGCGCGATGACCCAGTCCTCGCGCGAACACGACCAGGAAGTCACCGACGACGCCCTGCGCGCCGCCGAGTTGGAGGCCGAGGAACGCGCGGCGGCCTTCATGGAACAACAGTTGAGCGATCTCGACGGCTCCTCCGAGTCCACGGTGGCGTGA
- a CDS encoding GNAT family N-acetyltransferase, with protein MNYKIRSIRADEWAAAKELRLVALQDPVAHLAFLETYDTALAQPDSFYQERAVGVAEGAEKAQQVIAEGPDGEWVGTVTVLLEEAGTVDWAGFAVERKQGHLVGVFVRPEVRGIGLTEVLFDAALEWAWGRGVERVRLIVHEDNERARRFYGKVGFVPTGVVVPLGGNVDERELEMVVERP; from the coding sequence ATGAACTACAAGATCCGGTCGATACGCGCCGACGAGTGGGCCGCGGCGAAGGAGCTGCGGCTCGTCGCTCTGCAGGATCCCGTCGCGCACCTTGCCTTTCTGGAGACCTACGACACGGCGCTGGCTCAGCCGGACTCCTTCTACCAGGAGCGGGCCGTAGGGGTTGCCGAAGGTGCTGAGAAGGCTCAGCAGGTCATTGCCGAGGGGCCGGACGGGGAGTGGGTCGGGACGGTGACCGTGCTGCTTGAGGAGGCCGGGACCGTTGACTGGGCCGGCTTCGCGGTCGAGCGGAAGCAGGGGCACCTCGTCGGGGTGTTCGTGCGGCCGGAGGTGCGGGGCATCGGGCTGACCGAGGTGCTCTTCGATGCCGCCCTTGAGTGGGCCTGGGGGCGCGGGGTCGAGCGGGTGCGGCTCATCGTGCATGAGGACAACGAGCGGGCCCGGCGGTTCTACGGCAAGGTCGGCTTCGTCCCTACGGGCGTCGTCGTGCCGTTGGGCGGCAACGTGGACGAGCGTGAGCTGGAGATGGTGGTCGAGCGGCCGTAG
- a CDS encoding TetR/AcrR family transcriptional regulator, translated as MPVRPYHHGDLRSALLESAERTLLEKGVAALSLRELARDVGVSHAAPGRHFKDKQALVDALALTGFERMAKELTAADHPDLPLEARLTELARTYVQFAVTHAELLEVMYSRKHDPDISEQLRAAVDGTTTQFVQIVTDAQERGEMIPGPPWTIALVIGAALHGTASFAAQGTLTPEAATSGIPTLIHHLLTGLTPREHE; from the coding sequence ATGCCTGTACGCCCCTATCACCACGGAGACCTGCGCTCCGCCCTGCTCGAAAGCGCGGAACGCACCCTGCTGGAGAAGGGGGTCGCGGCGCTGTCCCTGCGCGAACTGGCCCGGGACGTGGGCGTCAGTCACGCGGCCCCCGGCCGCCACTTCAAGGACAAGCAGGCCCTGGTCGACGCCCTCGCCCTGACCGGCTTCGAGCGCATGGCGAAAGAACTGACCGCCGCGGACCACCCCGACCTGCCCCTCGAAGCCCGCCTCACCGAACTGGCCAGGACCTACGTCCAGTTCGCGGTCACGCACGCCGAACTGCTGGAGGTCATGTACTCCCGCAAGCACGACCCGGACATCTCCGAGCAGCTCCGGGCAGCGGTGGACGGCACGACAACCCAGTTCGTACAGATCGTCACCGACGCCCAGGAGCGCGGCGAGATGATCCCGGGCCCCCCTTGGACCATCGCCCTGGTCATCGGCGCCGCCCTCCACGGCACAGCCTCCTTCGCAGCCCAGGGCACCCTCACCCCGGAAGCAGCGACCTCCGGCATCCCCACCCTGATCCACCACTTGCTGACGGGCCTGACCCCCCGCGAGCACGAGTAG
- a CDS encoding TetR/AcrR family transcriptional regulator encodes MGTTPSSPPPQPSPPSPRRTELLDACYGYLLEHGLTGLSLRPLAAATGTSPRVLLYLFGSKDELLRQLLARARHEQVGMMAAVLAEPTNAANPTNAAGTAGDGFDALTESLWTFLSAPEQRPMVRLTYEAFLLSLTHDPGPWAGFAAEAARDWLDLLVRAQPPGTPPALAETRATRALALIRGLLLDLLACGDDDRVRAAASRDWQR; translated from the coding sequence GTGGGTACGACACCGTCATCACCGCCGCCACAGCCATCACCACCGTCGCCCCGGCGCACCGAACTCCTCGACGCCTGCTACGGCTACCTCCTGGAACACGGCCTCACCGGCCTGTCCCTGCGCCCCCTGGCCGCCGCCACGGGCACCAGCCCGCGCGTCCTGCTCTACCTCTTCGGCAGCAAGGACGAGCTCCTACGCCAACTGCTCGCCCGGGCCCGCCACGAGCAGGTGGGGATGATGGCCGCGGTCCTGGCGGAGCCGACCAACGCGGCCAACCCGACCAACGCGGCCGGTACGGCCGGCGACGGCTTCGACGCCCTGACGGAGAGCCTGTGGACCTTCCTCTCCGCACCGGAACAACGCCCCATGGTGCGGCTGACGTACGAGGCCTTCCTCCTCTCCCTCACCCACGACCCCGGCCCCTGGGCAGGCTTCGCCGCCGAGGCGGCCCGGGACTGGCTCGACCTCCTCGTACGGGCCCAGCCCCCCGGCACACCACCCGCCCTCGCGGAGACCAGGGCGACCCGTGCCTTGGCCCTGATCCGAGGCCTCCTGCTCGACCTGCTGGCCTGCGGAGACGACGACCGGGTGAGAGCGGCCGCGAGCCGCGACTGGCAGCGGTGA